The Brachyhypopomus gauderio isolate BG-103 chromosome 2, BGAUD_0.2, whole genome shotgun sequence genome contains a region encoding:
- the LOC143508701 gene encoding zona pellucida sperm-binding protein 3-like, whose amino-acid sequence MGLGKVGLCVVILLVVSEAWQAGMVRSQLPTGLQSNLQQQARRQVVAGGSSQGSHVSNPTGPVQGSFSQQSWNPVQIPVQQPSNVQSQQVFQGPVKQVAWHFPNDPQLPARQPLMQFQMSPPVPTASVAAECGETGIHVEVKKDLFGTGELINPSEITLGNCAVSGEDRAAQVLIFQSALQACNSTTSMTPDELVYVFYVRYVPHNFAHTPIVRTVGAEVRIECHYPRFHNVSSNALMPAWIPYASTQVAEEQLVFSLRLMTDDWTSERLSNQYFLHDVISVEASVIQFYHVPLRVYLDTCVATVFPDVNAVPSYAFIDNHGCLIDAKLTGSHSHFLPQTEADKLRFQLEAFRFQQDNSGLVCKHVW is encoded by the exons ATGGGTTTAGGCAAAGTGGGCCTTTGTGTGGTGATTTTGCTGGTGGTATCTGAGGCATGGCAAGCAGGAATGGTCAGATCCCAACTTCCAACTGGACTACAATCTAATTTGCAGCAACAAGCAAGAAGGCAAGTGGTAGCTGGAGGGTCATCTCAGGGGAGCCATGTTTCTAACCCCACAGGGCCTGTCCAAGGATCATTTAGCCAGCAGTCTTGGAATCCTGTGCAGATACCTGTGCAGCAGCCTTCCAACGTTCAGTCCCAGCAAGTATTTCAGGGACCTGTGAAGCAGGTGGCATGGCACTTCCCCAATGACCCTCAACTACCAGCAAGACAGCCACTAATGCAGTTTCAGATGAGCCCCCCTGTTCCTACTGCAAGTGTAGCAGCAGAGTGTGGTGAGACTGGCATACATGTGGAGGTCAAGAAGGACCTGTTTGGAACCGGTGAGCTGATAAATCCATCTGAGATCACCCTGGGAAACTGTGCCGTCAGTGGGGAGGACCGTGCTGCTCAAGTCCTCATCTTCCAGTCAGCACTGCAGGCCTGCAACAGTACTACCAGT ATGACTCCAGATGAGCTGGTCTACGTCTTCTACGTCCGCTATGTTCCCCACAATTTTGCTCACACTCCTATTGTGAGAACCGTTGGTGCTGAGGTTCGCATCGAGTGTCACTATCCAAG GTTCCACAATGTAAGCAGCAATGCTCTGATGCCTGCCTGGATCCcatatgcttctacccaagttgCTGAGGAACAGCTTGTCTTCTCCCTGAGACTCATGACAG ATGACTGGACGTCTGAAAGGCTCTCCAACCAGTACTTCCTGCATGATGTGATCAGTGTTGAGGCATCTGTAATTCAGTTCTACCACGTGCCCCTTCGTGTGTATCTGGACACCTGTGTGGCCACTGTGTTTCCTGATGTGAATGCAGTCCCTAGTTATGCCTTCATAGATAACCATGG GTGCCTGATTGATGCCAAGCTCACAGGTTCCCATTCTCACTTCCTGCCCCAAACTGAAGCAGACAAGCTGAGGTTTCAGTTGGAGGCATTCAGGTTTCAGCAGGACAACAGTGGTTTGGTATGTAAGCATGTTTGGTAG
- the LOC143508528 gene encoding zona pellucida sperm-binding protein 3-like, which yields MGLGKVGLCVVILLVVSEAWQAGMVRSQLPTGLQSNLQQQARRQVVAGGSSQGSHVSNPTGPVQGSFSQQSWNPVQIPVQQPSNVQSQQVFQGPVKQVAWHFPNDPQLPARQPLMQFQMSPPVPTASVAAECGETGIHVEVKKDLFGTGELINPSEITLGNCAVSGEDRAAQVLIFQSALQACNSTTSMTPDELVYVFYVRYVPHNFAHTPIVRTVGAEVRIECHYPRFHNVSSNALMPAWIPYASTQVAEEQLVFSLRLMTDDWTSERLSNQYFLHDVISVEASVIQFYHVPLRVYLDTCVATVFPDVNAVPSYAFIDNHGCLIDAKLTGSHSHFLPQTEADKLRFQLEAFRFQQDNSGLLYFTCFMKATPASYTADPEHKACSFSSNRWTAAYGLDQVCGCCDTTCSSRKGRDLSEDKGTLLEGEVILGPIMVKESA from the exons ATGGGTTTAGGCAAAGTGGGCCTTTGTGTGGTGATTTTGCTGGTGGTATCTGAGGCATGGCAAGCAGGAATGGTCAGATCCCAACTTCCAACTGGACTACAATCTAATTTGCAGCAACAAGCAAGAAGGCAAGTGGTAGCTGGAGGGTCATCTCAGGGGAGCCACGTTTCTAACCCCACAGGGCCTGTCCAAGGATCATTTAGCCAGCAGTCTTGGAATCCTGTGCAGATACCTGTGCAGCAGCCTTCCAACGTTCAGTCCCAGCAAGTATTTCAGGGACCTGTGAAGCAGGTGGCATGGCACTTCCCCAATGACCCTCAACTACCAGCAAGACAGCCACTAATGCAGTTTCAGATGAGCCCCCCTGTTCCTACTGCAAGTGTAGCAGCAGAGTGTGGTGAGACTGGCATACATGTGGAGGTCAAGAAGGACCTGTTTGGAACCGGTGAGCTGATAAATCCATCTGAGATCACCCTGGGAAACTGTGCCGTCAGTGGGGAGGACCGTGCTGCTCAAGTCCTCATCTTCCAGTCAGCACTGCAGGCCTGCAACAGTACTACCAGT ATGACTCCAGATGAGCTGGTCTACGTCTTCTACGTCCGCTATGTTCCCCACAATTTTGCTCACACTCCTATTGTGAGAACCGTTGGTGCTGAGGTTCGCATCGAGTGTCACTATCCAAG GTTCCACAATGTAAGCAGCAATGCTCTGATGCCTGCCTGGATCCcatatgcttctacccaagttgCTGAGGAACAGCTTGTCTTCTCCCTGAGACTCATGACAG ATGACTGGACGTCTGAAAGGCTCTCCAACCAGTACTTCCTGCATGATGTGATCAGTGTTGAGGCATCTGTAATTCAGTTCTACCACGTGCCCCTTCGTGTGTATCTGGACACCTGTGTGGCCACTGTGTTTCCTGATGTGAATGCAGTCCCTAGTTATGCCTTCATAGATAACCATGG GTGCCTGATTGATGCCAAGCTCACAGGTTCCCATTCTCACTTCCTGCCCCAAACTGAAGCAGACAAGCTGAGGTTTCAGTTGGAGGCATTCAGGTTTCAGCAGGACAACAGTGGTTTG CTCTACTTCACATGCTTTATGAAGGCAACTCCAGCTTCTTACACTGCTGATCCTGAGCACAAAGCTTGTTCGTTCTCTAGCAACAG GTGGACTGCAGCGTATGGTCTTGACCAGGTGTGTGGCTGTTGCGACACCACCTGTAGCTCCCGGAAGGGGCGAGACTTGTCTGAGGACAAAG gtaCTCTGCTGGAAGGAGAAGTAATCCTTGGACCCATCATGGTTAAGGAGAGTGCTTGA
- the ddx42 gene encoding ATP-dependent RNA helicase DDX42 isoform X2, with translation MAENPTAGLTQEEEEENVDYDSDGNPIAPTTKKIILPLPPIDHSEIDYPPFEKNFYIEHEELNTLTGVQVVELRQKLNLRVSGAAPPKPCTSFAHFSFDEQLMNQIRKSEYTQPTPIQCQGVPIALGGRDMIGIAKTGSGKTAAFIWPMLVHIMDQKELEQGEGPIAVVVCPTRELCQQIHAECKRFGKVYGLRSVAVYGGGSMWEQAKALQDGAEIVVCTPGRLIDHVKKKATSLQRVTYLVFDEADRMFDMGFEYQVRSIASHVRPDRQTLLFSATFRKKIERLARDILIDPIRVVQGDIGEANEDVTQLVEVLQSGSDKWVWLTRRLVEFTSSGSVLIFVTKKANSEELATNLQQEGYSLGLLHGDMDQSERNKVITDFKKKSLPVLVATDVAARGLDIPSIRTVVNYDVARDIDTHTHRIGRTGRAGEKGVAYTLLTNKDTSFAGDLVRNLEGANQSVPKELMDLAMQNPWFRKSRFKAGKGKKLNIGGGGLGYRERPGLGSDSSERSGSALGNYEAFKPSTGAMGDRMAAMKQAFQAQYKNHFVAATSHAPKLSTMSSSTSGWTSAGSLSSLPSGSPEGPSSSSSSSSSSSSSMRPPLAFNSGTKMAGFSSAGNLSSVPDTYSSYSPREWPRSDRPADDGGRHGDGHHRHGDRHADRERYGDRDRHSDNRNGEGGRRERDRDQGRERDLGRDRERDRDQGRERDRDQGRERDRDQGRERDRDQGRERDRDQGREGRSERDDWRGGKEGGERAGPHRGVEGSFAIPEPPKRKKSRWDN, from the exons ATGGCGGAGAACCCAACAGCGGGGCTGacccaggaggaagaggaagagaatgtCGACTATGACAGTGACGGAAACCCCATCGCACCTACCACCAAAAAGATCATCCTGCCGCTGCCTCCTATTGACCACTCTGAG ATCGACTACCCTCCTTTTGAGAAGAACTTCTACATTGAGCATGAAGAGCTCAACACCCTAACTGGAGTACAAGTGGTGGAGCTGAGACAGAAACTTAATCTGAGG GTGTCTGGAGCGGCACCCCCGAAGCCCTGTACCAGTTTTGCTCACTTCAGCTTCGACGAGCAGCTTATGAACCAGATCCGCAAGTCTGAGTACACCCAGCCAACGCCCATCCAGTGCCAG GGCGTCCCTATAGCGCTGGGTGGCCGAGATATGATCGGCATCGCCAAAACGGGCAGCGGCAAGACGGCCGCCTTCATCTGGCCCATGCTGGTgcacatcatggaccagaaggaaCTGGAGCAGGGCGAGGGCCCCATTGCCGTGGTCGTCTGCCCCACCCGGGAGCTCTGCCAGCAG attcacGCTGAGTGTAAGCGCTTTGGGAAGGTGTATGGCCTGCGCTCCGTGGCTGTGTATGGGGGGGGCAGCATGTGGGAGCAGGCCAAGGCTCTGCAGGATGGCGCAGAGATCGTCGTCTGCACCCCG ggtcgaCTGATTGACCATGTGAAAAAGAAGGCCACATCGTTGCAGAGAGTGACTTATCTGGTGTTCGATGAGGCTGACCGCATGTTTGATATGGGCTTTG AGTATCAAGTGAGATCTATCGCCAGCCATGTACGACCAGACAGACAAA CTTTGCTCTTCAGTGCCACGTTCAGGAAGAAGATAGAGAGGCTTGCGCGGGACATTCTGATTGACCCGATCCGCGTCGTGCAGGGAGATATCGGAGAG GCGAACGAGGACGTGACCCAGCTGGTGGAGGTGCTGCAGAGCGGCTCGGATAAGTGGGTTTGGCTGACGAGACGGCTGGTGGAGTTCACCTCCTCCGGCTCCGTGCTCATCTTCGTCACGAAGAAGGCGAACAGCGAGGAGCTGGCCACCAACCTGCAACAGGAGGGCTACAGCCTCGGCCTTCTGCACGGAGACATGGATCAGAGCGAGAGGAACAAGGTCATCACGGACTTCAAGAAAAAGAGTCTGCCTGTGCTGGTGGCCACTGACGTCGCTG CTCGTGGGCTGGATATTCCCTCAATCCGCACGGTTGTAAATTACGATGTTGCTCGGGACAtcgacacgcacacacatcggATTGGAAGAACAGGTCGCGCAGGAGAAAAGGGTGTGGCTTACACACTGCTCACAAACAAGGACACCTCATTTGCTGGTGACCTCGTTCGTAATTTGGAAGGAGCCAATCAGAGTGTGCCGAAGGAACTGATGGATTTGGCCATGCAG AACCCCTGGTTTAGGAAGTCCCGTTTTAAGGCTGGGAAAGGGAAAAAGCTCAATATCGGAGGTGGAGGTCTGGGCTACAGAGAGAGACCTGGCCTTGGCTCAGATTCTTCT GAGCGCAGCGGTAGTGCCCTTGGTAACTATGAGGCCTTCAAACCCTCGACTGGTGCTATGGGAGATCGCATGGCTGCCATGAAGCAAGCCTTTCAG GCTCAGTACAAGAATCACTTTGTGGCAGCGACCAGTCATGCTCCCAAGCTCTCCACCATGTCCAGCAGCACGTCTGGTTGGACCAGTGCAGGCAGCCTGAGCTCTCTGCCCTCAGGATCTCCTGAAgggccctcttcctcctcctcctcctcctcctcctcatcctcctccatgCGCCCTCCTCTGGCCTTTAATTCAGGCACCAAGATGGCTGGCTTCAGTAGTGCTGGCAACCTGAGCTCCGTCCCAGACACTTACTCCTCCTACTCCCCCCGAGAGTGGCCTCGCAGCGACAGGCCTGCTGATGATGGAGGACGTCATGGAGATGGTCACCATCGTCATGGTGACAGGCATGCCGATCGGGAACGGTACGGGGATCGGGACCGGCACAGTGACAACCGCAATGGAGAGGGTGGGCGCCGGGAACGAGACCGGGACCAGGGCCGGGAACGAGACCTGGGCCGGGACCGGGAACGAGATCGAGACCAGGGCCGGGAACGAGATCGAGACCAGGGCCGGGAACGAGACCGGGACCAGGGCCGGGAACGAGACCGGGACCAGGGCCGGGAGCGAGACCGGGACCAGGGCCGAGAAGGACGGTCGGAGAGAGACGATTGGAGGGGAGGcaaagagggtggagagagggcggggccacATAGAGGTGTGGAGGGTAGCTTTGCCATTCCAGAACCGCCTAAACGCAAGAAGAGCAGATGGGACAATTAG